Proteins encoded together in one Synechococcus sp. BL107 window:
- a CDS encoding Nif11-like leader peptide family natural product precursor has translation MTDDSGMELARFFQLLGRDSRLQAQVRACITADEVALIAQDNGFAVTGAQLLLASGRTEYGVTIDRVDHPGEYPGRYY, from the coding sequence ATGACTGATGATTCTGGTATGGAGCTTGCACGGTTTTTTCAGCTCTTGGGTCGAGATTCAAGGTTGCAGGCGCAAGTGAGAGCTTGTATCACGGCCGATGAGGTTGCTCTCATTGCCCAGGACAATGGTTTTGCGGTAACGGGTGCTCAACTCTTGTTGGCGTCTGGTCGCACTGAATACGGGGTCACGATCGATCGCGTCGATCATCCTGGCGAATATCCTGGTCGTTATTACTAA
- a CDS encoding fatty acid desaturase produces MLIDIHVWSSSAILGFVLLRSFLHTGLFIVAHDSMHQSLAPLNEKLNNNIGRLCLFLYAGLSYKSCSKNHRLHHCYPESAADPDFYSSQNPKPIGWYFRFLSNYLDWKQFCILLLVWLSILQLTIVVNPNAIQNVAIFCPLPLIISSIQLFLVGTCLPHQPSQNEPGRLLPRSLSLHPLISFAACYHFGYHLEHHLSPSTPWFKLPNLHVALRQVEGAKIKHSH; encoded by the coding sequence ATGCTGATTGACATTCACGTGTGGTCCAGCTCCGCGATTCTCGGTTTTGTTCTTCTTCGATCATTCCTCCATACGGGTTTGTTCATCGTTGCTCATGATTCCATGCATCAAAGCTTGGCTCCACTCAACGAAAAGCTGAACAACAACATAGGGAGACTCTGTCTGTTTTTGTACGCAGGACTCTCTTACAAGTCTTGCTCAAAAAATCATCGTCTTCATCACTGTTATCCAGAATCAGCAGCGGATCCAGACTTTTATTCATCCCAAAATCCAAAACCCATCGGCTGGTACTTCAGATTTCTGAGTAACTATCTTGATTGGAAACAGTTTTGCATTCTGTTACTGGTTTGGCTTTCTATCTTGCAACTTACAATAGTTGTTAATCCTAATGCAATCCAGAACGTCGCAATTTTTTGCCCACTACCATTAATCATCAGTTCTATTCAACTTTTTTTGGTTGGCACATGCCTTCCACATCAACCATCACAAAATGAGCCAGGAAGACTACTACCCAGAAGTCTTTCATTACATCCGCTCATTTCGTTCGCGGCTTGCTATCACTTTGGCTACCATTTAGAACATCATTTGAGTCCAAGCACACCCTGGTTCAAGCTTCCTAATCTGCATGTCGCTTTACGACAAGTTGAAGGAGCCAAGATTAAACATTCTCACTAA
- a CDS encoding J domain-containing protein codes for MGFDPRQWTSASQPSQRQRVTSNVESLLVENDALRHEVRRLRAELERLRLHQVRENRHRSKESFNDATEVSGITAFHIDAWGQVLSQQVGWGDLRLRSLIALIERLNRKSFHPKLNLYQRLDRLLPGFGSELHAAMAGSLTKKRGAVLAAFAFYGVRASEWLNEDPQRVVQELLKHQESTQSSRRTRSDRRSTDRKRSGSSDERLAAYTILGLQYGSTEYDIKKAYRRLVKQHHPDLGGSTEDFHKISEAYQFLME; via the coding sequence ATGGGCTTTGATCCACGGCAGTGGACTTCGGCATCCCAGCCAAGTCAACGCCAACGTGTTACCAGCAATGTGGAGTCTTTGCTGGTGGAGAACGATGCTCTTCGCCATGAAGTGCGACGGTTGCGTGCAGAGCTCGAACGCCTCCGTTTGCATCAGGTTCGAGAAAATCGCCATCGGTCAAAAGAATCGTTCAACGACGCCACTGAGGTTTCAGGAATTACGGCTTTCCACATTGATGCATGGGGACAAGTCCTGTCTCAGCAAGTTGGGTGGGGGGATCTACGACTTCGTTCTTTGATCGCTTTAATTGAACGATTAAATCGCAAAAGCTTTCATCCAAAACTAAATCTTTATCAGCGATTAGATCGTTTGTTGCCAGGTTTTGGGAGTGAGCTCCATGCTGCGATGGCTGGTTCATTGACTAAAAAGCGTGGTGCGGTTTTGGCTGCCTTTGCCTTTTACGGAGTTCGAGCTAGTGAATGGCTTAATGAGGATCCACAACGCGTTGTCCAAGAACTCCTCAAGCATCAAGAGTCCACTCAATCGAGCCGTAGGACCAGGAGTGATCGACGTTCTACTGATCGAAAGAGATCCGGATCATCGGACGAACGTTTAGCCGCCTATACGATTTTAGGATTGCAATACGGTTCTACTGAGTACGATATCAAGAAGGCATATCGTCGCCTCGTGAAGCAACATCACCCTGACTTGGGTGGTTCAACAGAGGATTTTCATAAGATTAGTGAGGCTTATCAGTTTTTAATGGAATAA
- a CDS encoding orange carotenoid protein N-terminal domain-containing protein yields MYTIDKARQIFPDTQTADAVPAITARFKLLSAEDQLALIWFAYLEMGQTITVAAPGAARMALAKPTLDEIVAMSFDEQTKVMCDLASKINAPISTRYAFWSINVKLGFWYELGELMRGGKVAPIPPGYKLSANASSVLDAVKKVEQGQQISLLRNFVSDMGFDPDVVDDKLVAEPIVAPTPESEREKIFIPGVLNQTILSYMELLNSNDFDQLIELFLDDGALQPPFQRPIVGRESILKFFRRDCQNLRLMPQGGFGEPADSGFNQIKVTGKVQTPWFGQEVGMNVAWRFLLDENDKIYFVAIDLLASPAELLKLGGN; encoded by the coding sequence ATGTACACGATTGATAAGGCACGTCAGATTTTTCCTGATACACAAACGGCCGACGCTGTACCCGCAATCACAGCTCGTTTCAAGCTCCTAAGCGCTGAAGACCAACTGGCGTTGATCTGGTTCGCCTATCTAGAGATGGGGCAGACGATTACTGTCGCCGCTCCTGGCGCAGCGAGAATGGCTTTAGCCAAGCCAACGCTCGACGAGATCGTCGCCATGAGCTTTGACGAGCAGACAAAGGTGATGTGCGACCTAGCAAGCAAAATCAACGCACCGATCTCGACGCGTTACGCCTTCTGGTCGATCAACGTGAAACTTGGTTTTTGGTACGAGCTCGGAGAACTGATGCGAGGCGGAAAAGTAGCGCCTATCCCACCTGGCTACAAGCTTTCAGCCAACGCATCCTCAGTTCTCGATGCGGTTAAAAAAGTTGAGCAAGGTCAACAAATTAGCTTGCTCCGTAATTTTGTTTCCGATATGGGTTTCGACCCAGACGTGGTCGACGATAAACTTGTAGCTGAGCCAATTGTTGCTCCAACACCAGAGAGTGAAAGGGAAAAGATATTCATCCCTGGTGTACTCAATCAAACCATCCTAAGTTATATGGAGCTCTTGAACTCCAATGACTTCGACCAATTAATTGAACTATTCCTAGACGATGGTGCTTTGCAACCACCGTTCCAACGTCCTATCGTTGGCCGAGAATCAATTTTAAAGTTTTTCCGTCGCGATTGTCAAAATCTCAGGTTGATGCCTCAGGGTGGTTTTGGAGAACCAGCAGACAGTGGCTTCAATCAAATTAAAGTGACAGGAAAAGTGCAAACACCTTGGTTTGGACAAGAAGTGGGAATGAATGTCGCCTGGCGGTTCTTGTTAGATGAAAACGACAAAATATACTTTGTCGCAATCGATTTGCTGGCATCTCCCGCTGAACTACTAAAGCTTGGTGGCAATTAA
- a CDS encoding SDR family oxidoreductase encodes MATVLVTGANRGIGLEYCRQLSIRGDHVIAVCRKASRELGSLGVQIEAGIELTEASALDELMSRLQSQCLDGVILNAGILHSNALNNLDVEAIRQQFEINALAPLRLVSALTSNLSSGSWIALMTSRMGSIADNSSGGSYGYRMSKAALNIAGKSLAIDLKPQGIAVVILHPGLVATRMINYNPSGISPQQSVEGLLKRIDALTLETSGSFWHANGDVLPW; translated from the coding sequence ATGGCAACTGTTCTCGTGACGGGTGCAAATCGCGGAATTGGACTGGAGTATTGCCGACAATTGAGTATCCGTGGTGACCACGTTATTGCTGTCTGCCGTAAAGCCAGTCGAGAACTCGGCTCTTTGGGGGTACAAATTGAAGCTGGAATCGAGCTCACTGAGGCGTCTGCACTAGATGAACTAATGTCTCGTCTTCAAAGTCAATGCCTTGATGGCGTAATCCTCAACGCTGGGATTTTGCACTCGAATGCATTAAACAATTTGGATGTCGAGGCCATCCGCCAGCAGTTTGAGATCAATGCGCTGGCTCCCTTGCGGCTTGTCAGTGCCCTAACTTCCAACCTTTCATCAGGGTCTTGGATTGCGCTGATGACCAGTCGTATGGGTTCCATTGCTGACAACTCTTCTGGTGGATCCTATGGATATCGAATGTCGAAGGCTGCTTTAAATATTGCCGGTAAGTCATTAGCAATTGATCTCAAGCCGCAGGGCATCGCTGTCGTCATTCTCCATCCAGGCTTGGTGGCGACCCGGATGATTAATTACAACCCAAGTGGCATTAGCCCTCAACAGTCGGTTGAGGGCTTGTTGAAGCGTATCGATGCTTTGACTCTTGAAACGTCTGGTTCGTTCTGGCATGCCAATGGCGATGTGTTGCCGTGGTAG